The following are from one region of the Cytobacillus firmus genome:
- the rraA gene encoding ribonuclease E activity regulator RraA — MDFKTADLCDDHSQELRICQQEFKSYGQKRKFSGPISTVRVFEDNVLVREALESIPEGSVLVVDGGGSKRCALMGDRLGEIAQSRKLAGVIIYGCVRDTVELGSLDTGILALGSNPLKSRKEGKGDSRIPVTFGGIDWKPGEYVYADEDGVIVSSVPLI, encoded by the coding sequence TTGGATTTTAAAACGGCAGATTTATGTGATGATCACAGCCAGGAGCTGCGTATTTGCCAGCAGGAGTTTAAATCTTATGGGCAAAAAAGAAAGTTTTCCGGTCCCATTTCTACGGTTAGAGTGTTTGAAGATAACGTGCTGGTAAGAGAGGCTCTGGAGTCGATTCCAGAGGGAAGTGTACTGGTAGTAGACGGCGGCGGATCCAAAAGGTGCGCCTTAATGGGAGACAGGCTTGGTGAGATTGCTCAATCAAGAAAGCTTGCGGGTGTAATTATTTATGGATGTGTTCGGGACACAGTGGAGCTTGGAAGCCTCGATACAGGCATCCTGGCACTTGGCTCAAATCCTTTGAAGAGCCGGAAAGAAGGAAAAGGGGACAGCAGGATTCCTGTCACGTTTGGCGGGATTGACTGGAAGCCGGGAGAATATGTATATGCAGATGAAGATGGCGTGATTGTCTCTTCTGTACCACTTATTTAA
- a CDS encoding trans-sulfuration enzyme family protein, translating into MNFETSVLHRKNNSNRNIKSKVTPIYQTSAFAFSDLDELEGFYQGNGNYLYSRVGNPNTDELGELIAGLEGAPAGTAASSGLSAILSGVLAVVKSGDHIVAADDLYGGSFHLIKEELTQLGIEVTFVPFSDPYQVEGAIKENTKLLYSESITNPLLRVENLEGVVRLAKKHHLVTLIDNTFATPYHCQPYLKGIDLVVHSATKYIGGHSDITAGVLAGDEELVGKARGKIVNLGANLSPFEAWLTCRGAKTLALRMKQQSANARRVARALEQNQEVNKVYYPFHHGEEGFGAIVTIELCESADVNKFFKELGWIKIVPTLAGVETSVSHPLTTSHRALPPEVCKELGITKQVVRISMGIEHAGDIISQLNEAVNRSL; encoded by the coding sequence ATGAATTTCGAAACGTCTGTCCTGCATAGAAAAAATAACAGCAATCGCAATATTAAAAGTAAAGTCACACCCATCTATCAAACCTCGGCTTTCGCTTTCAGCGATCTTGATGAGCTGGAGGGGTTTTATCAGGGTAACGGCAACTATCTTTATTCCCGGGTCGGAAATCCGAATACAGATGAGCTTGGTGAATTAATTGCCGGTCTTGAAGGAGCGCCGGCCGGGACAGCTGCCTCCTCCGGTTTATCTGCCATCCTCTCGGGAGTGCTTGCTGTGGTCAAAAGCGGCGACCATATTGTGGCTGCCGATGACCTGTACGGAGGCAGCTTCCATTTAATCAAGGAAGAGCTGACACAGCTCGGTATAGAAGTAACCTTTGTGCCATTCTCTGATCCTTATCAGGTGGAGGGGGCCATTAAGGAGAATACAAAACTTTTATACTCAGAAAGCATCACAAATCCTTTATTGAGAGTTGAAAACCTAGAAGGAGTCGTCCGCCTGGCGAAGAAGCATCATCTCGTTACCCTGATTGATAATACATTTGCCACTCCATATCACTGCCAGCCCTACTTGAAGGGCATTGATCTAGTCGTCCACAGTGCAACCAAATACATAGGCGGACACAGTGATATCACTGCAGGTGTCCTCGCTGGAGATGAAGAGCTGGTTGGAAAAGCACGCGGCAAAATTGTAAACCTCGGGGCAAATCTGAGTCCGTTTGAAGCCTGGCTGACCTGCAGGGGAGCGAAAACGCTGGCTCTCAGAATGAAGCAGCAGTCTGCCAATGCCAGAAGGGTGGCAAGGGCATTAGAGCAAAACCAGGAAGTAAACAAAGTCTATTATCCTTTCCACCATGGTGAAGAAGGGTTCGGCGCCATCGTCACGATTGAATTGTGTGAGAGTGCAGATGTGAATAAATTTTTCAAAGAGCTTGGATGGATAAAAATTGTGCCGACACTTGCAGGCGTTGAAACGTCCGTATCCCATCCTCTGACAACATCTCACCGTGCACTGCCTCCTGAAGTATGCAAAGAACTTGGCATTACTAAGCAGGTGGTAAGGATATCCATGGGCATTGAACATGCGGGTGATATCATTTCACAGCTGAATGAGGCTGTTAATCGGAGTCTGTGA
- a CDS encoding FAD-dependent oxidoreductase codes for MTTSNHNTPQYPEPYWREEELPAFDKLREDAQTDIAIVGGGITGITAGYLLAKEGFKVAILEAGNILNGTTGHTTAKVTAQHGLIYDELISNFGVEKAKLYYQASADALNFVRNTASEKQIECDFSNEEAIIYAVSEEYAQKVDKERQAYEKLGIPHGMKESIPFNINTTAVLSMLDQAQFHPVKYLKKLLKDFVDLGGIVYENTTAADIEEGSLPDVVTRDGHRLKCKYVIAASHFPFADMKGFYFSRLSPERSYVLGVKIKEDFPGGLYYSADSPTRSMRYTPYNGDKLILVSGDSHKTGHGPDTMKHYDALEVFAEEVLGITDYPYRWSAQDLYTLDKVPYIGPITSKQKNIFVATGYRKWGMTNGTAAAMLIKDQIMERDNPYAELFTPSRFQADPSIKKFIAANTDVAGQLIKGKLEFVPKETGDLSNDEGGVVMIKGKRTGAYRDPEGSLHLVDTTCTHMGCECEWNHGDRTWDCPCHGSRFSYDGTVVEGPAAKPLKKVEE; via the coding sequence ATGACGACATCCAACCACAATACACCCCAATATCCTGAGCCATATTGGAGGGAAGAGGAACTTCCTGCCTTTGATAAGCTCAGAGAAGATGCTCAAACGGACATTGCGATTGTCGGCGGAGGCATTACCGGGATAACGGCAGGGTACCTTCTTGCCAAGGAAGGCTTTAAAGTGGCGATTCTTGAAGCCGGCAATATCCTGAACGGCACCACTGGACATACAACCGCCAAAGTGACGGCACAGCATGGCTTAATATATGATGAATTGATCAGCAACTTTGGTGTGGAAAAAGCTAAACTCTATTATCAGGCTTCAGCAGATGCACTGAATTTCGTCCGGAACACAGCATCGGAAAAACAAATTGAATGCGACTTCAGTAATGAAGAAGCTATCATCTATGCTGTATCGGAAGAGTACGCACAAAAAGTCGATAAAGAGCGGCAAGCCTATGAAAAACTGGGAATCCCACACGGAATGAAGGAGAGCATTCCGTTTAACATCAACACGACTGCCGTTCTCTCCATGCTTGACCAGGCCCAGTTCCATCCGGTTAAATACTTGAAAAAGCTGCTTAAAGACTTTGTGGATTTGGGAGGAATTGTGTATGAAAATACCACAGCAGCAGATATTGAAGAAGGCAGTCTTCCTGATGTCGTAACCAGAGACGGCCATCGCCTGAAATGCAAATATGTCATTGCTGCCTCCCACTTCCCTTTTGCGGATATGAAAGGGTTTTATTTTTCCAGATTATCTCCGGAAAGATCTTATGTACTTGGCGTAAAAATCAAAGAGGACTTTCCTGGAGGCCTGTATTACAGTGCCGATTCACCGACCCGCTCGATGAGGTACACACCTTATAACGGAGACAAGCTTATTTTAGTGAGCGGCGACAGCCACAAGACGGGCCATGGGCCGGATACGATGAAGCACTACGATGCCCTCGAAGTGTTTGCGGAAGAGGTGCTTGGCATTACCGATTATCCTTATCGATGGTCTGCCCAGGATTTATACACACTTGATAAGGTCCCGTATATTGGCCCGATTACATCCAAGCAGAAGAATATCTTTGTCGCAACAGGCTACCGGAAATGGGGTATGACAAACGGGACAGCAGCAGCCATGCTGATAAAGGATCAGATTATGGAAAGGGACAACCCTTATGCAGAGCTGTTTACGCCATCGAGATTCCAGGCTGACCCAAGCATCAAAAAATTTATCGCGGCCAATACGGATGTTGCCGGACAGCTGATCAAAGGCAAGCTTGAATTCGTGCCAAAAGAAACAGGAGATCTGTCAAATGATGAAGGCGGCGTCGTGATGATCAAAGGCAAGCGGACAGGGGCATACAGGGATCCTGAAGGCAGCCTTCATCTTGTGGATACAACCTGCACCCACATGGGGTGTGAATGCGAATGGAATCATGGCGACCGAACATGGGACTGCCCATGCCACGGCTCCCGCTTTTCCTATGATGGAACCGTTGTGGAAGGTCCGGCTGCCAAACCGCTGAAGAAGGTTGAAGAATAA
- a CDS encoding spore germination protein — protein MSILKSLLKMRKKNEYPVQIEETADPGPNLESMNLEQLKEKINAEFGSTVDLSMDELKTEGKDALLIYLTTMIDTKLLKETILQSISGKEDGFKLTTEDDLKSLCKAKLGGAGYQLVGSFDEIITSLLYGNIIILFKDMEKALSLSMAIGEDRSITEPSTQTVIRGPKDGFVESITTNVSLLRRRIKNRNLRFEKFIIGSETNTTVYIGYMEGTANEKIVGEVRKRLRGIKVNAIFESGNIEELIADKSATPFPLALNSERPDAVASNLLEGKIAILVDGTPFVLVVPAVLVDFFSIAEDYYQNFMMGSFLRIIRYLSFMIALITPSLYVGILTFHHELLPTPLLLGIIAQREGVPFPAVIEVILMEVTFEILREAGVRMPRAVGQTVSIVGALVIGQAAAEAGIISNIMVIIVAITAIANFVSPTYSFAVAARLLRFLLIIVSAILGLYGVLIVLVFIVAHLSSLRSFGIPYLSPVAPFIIEQQKDVFFRFPIWSMRKRPAYLKTQNPEKFPKTGSPSPPPMKGEQPN, from the coding sequence TTGAGTATTCTTAAATCACTTTTAAAAATGCGCAAAAAAAACGAATATCCTGTACAAATTGAGGAAACCGCAGACCCGGGTCCGAATCTTGAAAGCATGAATCTTGAACAGCTGAAAGAAAAAATAAACGCAGAGTTCGGAAGCACGGTTGATTTAAGCATGGATGAGCTGAAAACAGAAGGCAAAGATGCGCTGCTTATCTATCTTACAACTATGATTGATACTAAATTGCTAAAGGAAACGATTCTTCAATCCATCAGCGGGAAAGAGGATGGTTTTAAATTAACAACAGAGGATGATTTAAAGTCTTTATGCAAGGCGAAACTCGGAGGAGCCGGCTATCAGCTGGTCGGGTCATTCGATGAGATTATCACCTCTCTGCTTTATGGTAACATCATCATTTTATTTAAAGATATGGAAAAGGCACTTTCTCTTTCCATGGCTATCGGCGAAGACCGGTCCATAACAGAGCCAAGCACTCAGACGGTCATCCGGGGGCCTAAGGATGGATTCGTGGAGTCGATTACAACAAATGTAAGCCTGCTGAGAAGAAGAATAAAAAACAGAAACCTCCGTTTTGAAAAATTCATCATTGGTTCTGAGACGAACACTACTGTATACATCGGGTATATGGAAGGCACGGCAAATGAAAAGATCGTTGGAGAGGTGCGCAAAAGGCTTAGAGGGATAAAGGTGAATGCTATCTTTGAATCCGGAAATATTGAAGAGCTGATTGCAGATAAATCTGCGACACCTTTTCCGCTGGCTCTGAACAGTGAAAGGCCTGATGCAGTGGCATCCAATTTACTTGAAGGGAAAATTGCCATTCTTGTTGATGGCACACCTTTTGTGCTGGTGGTTCCGGCTGTACTGGTCGATTTCTTTTCCATTGCAGAAGATTATTATCAAAACTTCATGATGGGAAGCTTCTTAAGAATAATCCGCTATTTATCCTTTATGATTGCTTTGATTACACCTTCCTTATATGTCGGGATTTTAACCTTTCATCATGAGCTTCTGCCCACGCCCCTTCTTCTCGGGATTATTGCCCAGCGGGAAGGAGTGCCGTTTCCGGCAGTGATTGAAGTGATATTGATGGAAGTAACCTTTGAGATCCTGAGGGAAGCCGGTGTCCGGATGCCAAGGGCTGTCGGGCAGACTGTTTCAATCGTAGGGGCTCTCGTAATCGGACAGGCTGCGGCAGAGGCAGGGATTATATCGAATATTATGGTCATCATTGTCGCCATTACAGCCATCGCCAATTTTGTATCGCCCACTTATAGTTTTGCAGTAGCAGCAAGGCTGTTAAGGTTTCTACTGATTATTGTGTCGGCGATATTGGGCTTGTATGGCGTCCTGATTGTACTTGTTTTTATTGTGGCCCATTTGAGCTCTCTCAGATCTTTTGGCATTCCATATCTTTCGCCGGTGGCCCCGTTTATCATCGAGCAGCAGAAGGATGTATTTTTCCGATTCCCGATCTGGAGCATGAGGAAGAGGCCGGCTTATTTAAAGACGCAGAATCCTGAAAAGTTTCCAAAGACAGGGTCGCCTTCTCCTCCTCCAATGAAAGGAGAGCAGCCCAATTGA
- a CDS encoding GerAB/ArcD/ProY family transporter — translation MLKENISLSQLLTLLINFLLGSAIVVGVGGDAKKDAWIAIAASIMFGFGIMLFYYFLISRVPGKNLYELMEIGFKRPIAIIFSNIYVVYFLYLASRVVRDFGELIASAILPSTPIEIISLTICLVMAYILYLGLEVLGRTSEIFTPYLFGFLFLLTILLFASGNANLNEIKPVLGDGLKPVLKALFPTLIVFPFGELIAFTLILPVVTNFKYCLRVSLLGVAIAGALLLFAMFLMIVTLGADALLRSNFPMLSSAREVSIGNFIERIDALVVFIMMLGILVKGSVFMFAGLKGLEYTFRLPYRYFSLPAAMIVSAYSVLISVNFGDHWQEGLEMVPYFLHLPLQFGLPSLLLIAVLWKRRKKKSKPGTKGMKF, via the coding sequence ATGTTAAAAGAGAATATATCTCTCAGCCAGCTGCTGACATTGTTGATCAATTTCCTTTTAGGAAGCGCCATTGTTGTCGGAGTAGGCGGGGATGCCAAGAAAGATGCCTGGATTGCCATTGCAGCCTCCATTATGTTTGGGTTTGGGATCATGCTATTCTACTATTTCCTAATCAGCAGGGTGCCCGGGAAAAATTTGTATGAGCTCATGGAAATTGGTTTTAAAAGACCAATTGCCATTATTTTTTCTAATATTTATGTAGTTTATTTTCTGTACCTTGCCAGCCGGGTGGTCCGGGATTTTGGCGAATTGATTGCTTCGGCTATTCTGCCGTCAACGCCAATTGAGATCATTTCGCTGACCATCTGTCTTGTCATGGCTTATATTTTATATCTTGGCCTTGAAGTCCTTGGCAGAACTTCAGAAATTTTTACTCCTTATTTATTCGGATTTTTATTCCTTTTGACCATCCTTTTATTCGCAAGCGGGAATGCCAATTTAAATGAAATAAAGCCTGTGCTCGGAGATGGGCTTAAGCCTGTTTTGAAGGCGCTTTTTCCAACTTTGATCGTGTTTCCTTTTGGCGAGCTTATTGCATTTACACTCATCCTTCCTGTAGTAACCAATTTTAAATATTGCCTGCGTGTGTCCTTGCTCGGAGTAGCAATTGCGGGTGCGCTTTTATTATTTGCCATGTTTTTGATGATCGTGACACTTGGAGCTGATGCTTTGCTGCGTTCCAATTTTCCCATGCTCAGTTCAGCCCGCGAGGTCTCCATCGGTAATTTCATCGAAAGAATTGATGCACTCGTTGTTTTTATCATGATGCTGGGGATTTTGGTAAAGGGGTCGGTGTTTATGTTTGCAGGATTGAAGGGCCTGGAATACACATTCAGACTTCCGTACAGGTATTTTTCCTTGCCTGCTGCCATGATTGTTTCAGCTTATTCTGTATTGATATCAGTAAATTTTGGTGACCATTGGCAGGAGGGACTTGAGATGGTCCCATATTTCCTGCATTTGCCGTTGCAGTTCGGACTGCCTTCACTTCTATTAATCGCCGTTTTATGGAAGAGGCGGAAGAAAAAGTCTAAACCCGGCACGAAGGGGATGAAGTTTTGA
- a CDS encoding Ger(x)C family spore germination protein, which produces MKNSGVMSAILLAAVLLSGCWDQRELGEITVVTGMAVDKGENDKYILTVEGINATELNNRTASGFAPSIVYSAEGNSLAELTYRMNEGMSRHLIYSHMRTLIIGEELAKEGIIDFIDFLERNREIRDDFNILIARDAKGSDVLKVTYQFQKSTSLKLHTQLDTMMKDWGGDPGVRMNDVITAWTARGRQPVMAAVRIKGDPEAGASAENMMKVTPDALVVLDSLAIFKGDKLEGFLTLEDSRNYLWIQDKIDKTSITVKCSESRYMGMRVYDTRTKIKGKLENGKADIHIKIRAEAYIDGTHCNDQFDKAKTYEENGQIAEKQVNEKVAETIKKVQQEFGTDIFGFGEVVLRQDYQNFKKVEKNWDEKFADADIHVDTTLNIRRTGIRTKSFLKEVK; this is translated from the coding sequence TTGAAAAATTCTGGTGTGATGTCCGCCATTTTATTAGCGGCAGTACTGCTGTCCGGATGCTGGGATCAGCGAGAACTGGGTGAAATAACCGTTGTCACAGGAATGGCTGTGGATAAGGGAGAAAACGATAAGTATATTCTGACTGTGGAAGGGATTAATGCAACTGAATTGAATAACCGCACCGCCAGCGGCTTTGCTCCATCCATCGTTTACTCTGCGGAGGGAAATTCTCTGGCAGAGCTGACTTATAGAATGAATGAAGGGATGTCCAGGCACCTGATTTATTCTCACATGCGCACACTGATTATAGGAGAGGAGCTTGCAAAAGAGGGGATTATTGATTTCATTGATTTTCTGGAAAGAAACCGGGAAATCCGTGATGATTTTAATATATTGATTGCAAGAGATGCTAAAGGTTCTGATGTTCTAAAAGTGACGTATCAATTCCAGAAATCTACATCTTTAAAGCTGCATACTCAGCTGGACACGATGATGAAGGATTGGGGCGGAGACCCGGGAGTGAGAATGAATGATGTCATTACGGCATGGACCGCTCGTGGCCGTCAGCCTGTAATGGCCGCGGTCAGGATAAAGGGTGACCCGGAGGCTGGAGCCAGTGCGGAAAATATGATGAAGGTCACCCCGGACGCGCTTGTCGTCCTGGACTCGCTGGCTATTTTCAAAGGTGATAAGCTGGAAGGGTTCCTGACATTGGAGGATTCAAGGAATTACTTATGGATTCAGGATAAAATTGATAAAACCTCGATTACTGTAAAATGCAGCGAAAGCCGTTATATGGGGATGAGAGTATACGATACAAGGACAAAGATTAAAGGGAAACTCGAGAATGGAAAAGCTGATATTCATATAAAAATTAGAGCAGAGGCTTATATTGATGGGACTCATTGCAACGATCAGTTTGATAAAGCAAAAACATACGAAGAAAACGGGCAAATTGCAGAGAAACAGGTTAATGAAAAGGTGGCAGAAACGATCAAAAAGGTCCAGCAGGAATTTGGTACTGATATTTTTGGTTTTGGTGAAGTTGTGCTGAGACAGGATTATCAGAATTTCAAAAAAGTCGAGAAGAACTGGGATGAAAAATTTGCTGATGCTGATATACATGTAGACACAACATTAAACATTCGTCGAACGGGCATCAGGACTAAAAGCTTTCTGAAGGAAGTAAAATAG
- a CDS encoding VanW family protein, producing MYFSWMLGIMLLAQTQTAGLPEDLSIENNGESISNISRIDYQIPFPGLPLVDSERFIQLLETLDRQTYIPPMNAYIGDSGRIVAEKPGRILHRKAFTDIFYSYFYHKGPARIEIPILPVYPRVDRDLLSHIRVKMIGQYVTYFNPNNTSRSHNIQLAAEALDNTVVFPNEVFSFNRSVGKRTVGKGYMRAPVIVRGELSEDIGGGICQVSSTLFNAVDRAGVKVLERYSHSKKVPYVPPGRDATVSWYGPDFTFKNRYSFPLLIRAKALHGQMVIRVYSSDEIDYEPRQVPKASTMLPEEISIEKEAVKED from the coding sequence ATGTATTTCTCATGGATGTTAGGGATTATGTTATTAGCACAAACACAGACTGCCGGACTTCCAGAAGATTTATCCATTGAAAATAACGGCGAATCCATTTCAAATATCAGCAGAATCGACTATCAAATACCTTTTCCCGGGCTTCCTCTGGTAGATAGTGAACGGTTCATTCAGCTGCTCGAGACATTGGATCGTCAGACGTATATTCCGCCTATGAACGCTTATATAGGCGATAGCGGGCGGATCGTTGCTGAGAAACCCGGCAGAATACTGCACCGTAAAGCATTCACAGATATTTTTTATTCATATTTTTATCATAAAGGGCCGGCCAGAATTGAGATTCCGATCCTCCCCGTTTATCCACGAGTCGATCGGGACCTTCTTTCCCATATCCGGGTTAAAATGATCGGCCAGTATGTTACATATTTTAATCCAAATAACACCTCACGCTCTCATAATATTCAGCTTGCAGCCGAAGCCCTTGATAATACTGTCGTGTTTCCGAATGAAGTATTCTCTTTTAACCGGTCTGTCGGCAAAAGAACTGTGGGGAAAGGGTATATGCGTGCTCCGGTTATCGTAAGAGGGGAGTTGTCAGAAGATATCGGCGGCGGGATCTGCCAGGTTTCCTCCACTCTGTTCAATGCAGTTGACCGGGCAGGCGTGAAGGTGCTCGAACGTTATTCCCACAGCAAGAAGGTTCCATATGTACCGCCCGGCCGGGATGCAACGGTAAGCTGGTATGGCCCTGATTTCACCTTTAAGAACCGTTACAGCTTTCCCCTGCTTATTCGGGCAAAAGCCCTGCACGGCCAGATGGTGATCAGAGTATACTCATCTGATGAAATAGATTATGAGCCCCGCCAGGTCCCGAAGGCTTCTACAATGCTGCCGGAAGAAATCAGCATTGAAAAGGAAGCGGTTAAAGAGGATTAA
- a CDS encoding amidase family protein, giving the protein MENPRLKSFHDGYLPEATIDELQEKMQNGEITSKELVLMYMNRIGQLDKNLHSVLELNPDALHIAAALDAEREKKGPRSPLHGIPILLKDNIDTGDKMQTTAGSLALKGHYAQNDSFVASQLRKAGAVIIGKTNMTEWANFMTEGMPSGYSSRGGQTLNPYGPGKFDVGGSSAGSGAAIAANFAAAAIGTETSGSILSPASQNSLVGIKPTVGLVSRTGIIPIAHSQDTAGPMARTVKDAALLLNVLAVSDENDPVTLTNQDLQEKDFTIFLDKNGLQGARIGIARDTYFDYLSSEKLAVMNKAVARLNELGAEVVDEVVIPSTKMEWSYDVLTYEFKADVNAYLRTVEPHLHIRTLSDVIEFNEKNSEKCLKYGQSILIEAEETSGNLIESAYLSALEKDIYFSGEQGIDCVMQEHNLDAIVFPNNYGAGIPANAGYPSITVPAGYTPEGEPVGITFTGLAYSEPLLIKLAYAFEQATRHRKGPELGVLASE; this is encoded by the coding sequence ATGGAGAATCCGAGGCTAAAGAGTTTTCATGATGGTTATTTGCCTGAAGCCACGATAGATGAACTGCAGGAAAAAATGCAGAATGGGGAAATTACCTCCAAAGAACTTGTATTGATGTATATGAACCGAATTGGACAGCTGGATAAAAACCTTCATTCTGTTTTAGAACTCAATCCGGATGCACTGCATATTGCAGCTGCTCTTGATGCGGAAAGAGAAAAGAAGGGGCCGCGAAGCCCTCTTCATGGAATACCCATATTGTTAAAGGATAATATCGATACAGGAGACAAAATGCAGACAACTGCCGGGTCACTTGCTTTGAAGGGTCACTATGCACAAAATGATTCATTTGTGGCTTCTCAATTGAGAAAAGCGGGAGCTGTCATTATCGGAAAAACGAATATGACAGAATGGGCCAATTTTATGACAGAAGGGATGCCGAGCGGGTACAGTTCGCGCGGCGGACAGACCTTAAACCCTTATGGGCCGGGGAAATTTGATGTGGGAGGTTCGAGCGCAGGATCCGGTGCCGCCATTGCCGCTAATTTTGCAGCTGCAGCCATTGGAACGGAGACATCAGGCTCCATATTAAGTCCTGCCAGCCAGAATTCTCTCGTCGGAATAAAGCCGACCGTCGGACTTGTCAGCCGAACCGGGATTATTCCGATTGCCCATAGCCAGGATACTGCCGGGCCAATGGCGAGAACGGTAAAGGATGCCGCTTTATTATTAAACGTGCTGGCAGTCTCTGACGAAAATGATCCGGTTACCCTGACAAATCAGGATCTTCAGGAGAAGGATTTTACCATCTTCCTTGATAAAAATGGACTTCAGGGAGCACGAATCGGCATTGCCAGAGATACTTATTTTGACTACTTAAGTTCTGAAAAGCTCGCCGTTATGAATAAAGCTGTAGCCCGGTTAAATGAACTGGGTGCAGAGGTTGTCGATGAAGTAGTGATTCCTTCCACTAAAATGGAGTGGAGTTACGATGTCCTGACTTATGAATTTAAAGCGGATGTGAATGCCTATCTGCGGACTGTCGAACCGCACCTGCATATTCGCACCCTGTCCGATGTCATTGAATTTAATGAAAAAAACAGCGAAAAGTGCTTGAAATACGGTCAATCCATTCTGATTGAAGCGGAGGAAACAAGCGGAAATTTGATTGAATCAGCGTATTTATCAGCTTTAGAGAAGGATATTTATTTTTCAGGAGAACAGGGCATTGACTGCGTGATGCAGGAGCATAATCTGGATGCCATCGTGTTCCCGAATAATTATGGAGCAGGCATCCCTGCAAATGCGGGATATCCATCCATCACAGTACCGGCAGGGTATACCCCGGAAGGAGAGCCGGTGGGCATCACATTTACAGGACTTGCTTACAGTGAACCGCTCCTGATCAAACTTGCTTATGCCTTTGAACAGGCTACCAGACATCGAAAAGGACCTGAGCTTGGAGTGCTGGCATCAGAATAA